A DNA window from Parabacteroides johnsonii DSM 18315 contains the following coding sequences:
- a CDS encoding SusC/RagA family TonB-linked outer membrane protein produces the protein MKRFFWILFVMSLWGHLLLAQEKTVSGIVISTEDGLPMIGVAVVDKQTMNGVTTNEKGEFSMTVSPRTKTLHLSYLGYKTKEVSITGRSMKIEMEPDMVAIDEVMVVAYGTGKKSTFTGSASVVKKESLEKIKASNVTQALQGQSSGVQVLNNSGEPGEDATIMIRGIGSMNASSSPLYVVDGTAYDGYLNAINPNDIESMTILKDASATALYGSRAANGVVMITTRKGSSEKGQINFRSTWGFSSLAVGLPDQLSPDQLSQLTWRALYNGYLDSGYQDEDSRSYASYYVMGEFGNNPYSIDMPVGTDGKMDPNAKLNYWGDWRNALLKSRLRQEYTIDFSGKNKKADYFISAGYLNDKGVFSIQRFERYSTRANLNYSVNKWLKVGTNISLSHSVREGSAGDQTVWLLRTMPTLYPIYEWDGATNAYRLDKNGNRIFDYGNYRTSWSGTNPLADDTYNKAPWTHDDVSNRTYFEITFIPGLKWRTNFSVDFYQYNYDGYVNSEYGFAAGYKGSATKESDRNLSYTINNLLTYEKSIGDHSLSVLLGQEAYSLEYKLLSASKQGFPFPGVTEIGSAAVMSSMNSYTDKYRLLSWLSRVEYDYKDRYYISGSFRTDGSSRFHPDNRWGQFWSLGGSWRISNEEFMKPYSSWLDNLKLKASYGAVGNDNLGTYYAYQGLYATGMNNYRDPGVMVSRLSNKELKWETNLQFNVGLDFAVFNKLSGSVEWFSRKSKDLLFTLPMAPSTGMSGIDRNIGDVKNQGVEFSLNYAAISNKNFKWTIDLNGTSYKNRITKLPQAEINSGVFKWREGESRYNFWGIEYAGVNPETGNDQYWKTIYETNDKGEKVVKERVKTENYNEVTSDSQQKYLGDAIPKLFGGFTNNFSYKGIDLSFMIYYSIGGKLYDSDYAQSMYYRRGYSMHPDMLDSWTPENPNAEFPRLTNYYNYANYMSSYTSKFIFNNSFARLRNVTLGYTLPKNFTKKFQVNSLRLFVQGDNLVTIGSAARRGTDPEQSISGTTANRFPVTKSVSFGLQLNL, from the coding sequence ATGAAGAGGTTCTTTTGGATTCTTTTTGTAATGTCCTTATGGGGGCATTTGCTGTTAGCACAGGAAAAGACAGTGTCTGGTATCGTAATTTCTACCGAAGACGGCTTGCCGATGATTGGAGTGGCTGTCGTAGACAAGCAGACGATGAATGGCGTAACCACCAACGAAAAAGGAGAATTTTCGATGACCGTTTCTCCCCGTACGAAAACACTGCATCTCTCTTACTTGGGGTATAAGACGAAAGAAGTTTCCATTACCGGCCGTAGCATGAAGATCGAAATGGAGCCGGACATGGTAGCGATCGACGAGGTGATGGTGGTTGCCTACGGTACAGGAAAGAAATCGACCTTTACAGGATCGGCCAGTGTAGTCAAGAAAGAATCGCTGGAAAAAATCAAAGCCTCCAATGTAACCCAGGCTTTGCAGGGGCAGAGTAGCGGTGTGCAGGTGTTGAACAATTCTGGTGAACCGGGCGAAGATGCAACGATCATGATCCGTGGTATCGGTTCCATGAACGCATCCAGTTCTCCGCTTTATGTGGTCGATGGAACAGCCTATGACGGTTACCTGAATGCTATCAACCCGAACGATATCGAGTCCATGACTATTCTGAAAGATGCTTCGGCTACTGCTTTGTACGGTTCTCGTGCTGCTAATGGGGTTGTGATGATCACAACGCGTAAGGGTTCAAGTGAGAAAGGGCAGATCAATTTCCGTTCGACTTGGGGCTTCTCTTCTTTGGCTGTAGGATTGCCGGATCAACTTTCACCGGACCAACTATCACAATTAACTTGGCGTGCTTTGTATAATGGTTATCTGGATTCAGGTTATCAAGATGAAGATTCCCGTTCCTATGCGTCTTATTATGTGATGGGCGAATTCGGTAATAATCCTTATAGTATCGATATGCCGGTCGGGACAGATGGCAAGATGGATCCTAATGCCAAATTGAATTATTGGGGAGATTGGAGAAATGCTTTGTTGAAATCCCGTTTGCGTCAGGAATATACGATAGACTTCAGCGGTAAGAATAAAAAAGCCGACTACTTTATATCAGCTGGTTACTTGAATGATAAAGGTGTATTTTCTATCCAGCGTTTCGAACGCTATTCTACACGTGCAAACTTGAACTATAGTGTAAATAAATGGTTGAAGGTAGGAACCAACATCAGTTTGTCTCATAGTGTGCGCGAAGGGTCTGCTGGTGATCAGACTGTATGGCTTTTGCGTACGATGCCGACATTGTATCCTATTTATGAATGGGACGGAGCGACAAATGCCTATAGATTGGATAAGAATGGCAACCGTATTTTTGACTATGGAAACTATCGTACATCTTGGAGCGGAACCAACCCACTGGCTGATGATACCTATAACAAGGCCCCTTGGACACATGATGATGTTTCCAATCGTACCTATTTTGAAATAACATTCATTCCGGGCTTGAAATGGCGTACCAATTTCAGTGTGGATTTTTATCAATATAACTATGATGGTTATGTAAACAGCGAGTATGGTTTCGCAGCCGGTTACAAAGGGTCTGCTACTAAGGAAAGTGACCGGAATTTGTCTTACACGATCAATAACCTGTTGACTTACGAGAAATCTATAGGAGATCATTCTTTGTCCGTGTTGTTGGGACAGGAGGCTTATTCTTTGGAGTATAAACTGTTGTCTGCATCCAAGCAGGGATTCCCTTTTCCTGGTGTTACGGAGATCGGTTCGGCTGCCGTTATGAGTAGTATGAATTCTTATACCGACAAATATCGTTTGTTAAGTTGGTTGAGTCGTGTCGAGTATGACTATAAAGATCGTTACTACATTTCCGGTAGTTTTCGTACAGACGGTTCTTCCCGTTTTCATCCCGATAATCGTTGGGGGCAATTCTGGTCTTTAGGTGGTTCATGGAGAATATCCAATGAAGAATTTATGAAACCTTATAGTTCCTGGTTGGACAATTTGAAACTGAAGGCCAGTTATGGTGCTGTCGGTAATGATAATTTGGGAACTTATTATGCTTATCAAGGTTTGTATGCGACAGGTATGAATAACTATCGGGACCCGGGTGTTATGGTTAGCCGTTTGTCAAACAAGGAGTTGAAATGGGAGACGAATTTGCAGTTCAATGTCGGGTTGGATTTTGCAGTGTTTAATAAGCTGAGCGGTAGTGTCGAATGGTTCAGCCGTAAATCTAAAGATCTGTTGTTTACATTACCGATGGCTCCATCTACCGGTATGAGCGGTATTGACCGTAATATTGGTGACGTTAAGAATCAGGGTGTTGAATTCTCTTTGAATTATGCTGCCATATCCAATAAAAATTTTAAATGGACCATCGATTTGAACGGAACGTCTTATAAGAACCGTATAACTAAGTTGCCACAGGCCGAAATCAACTCGGGTGTTTTCAAATGGCGTGAAGGCGAATCCCGCTATAATTTCTGGGGAATCGAGTATGCTGGTGTGAATCCCGAAACCGGAAACGACCAGTATTGGAAAACGATTTACGAAACAAACGACAAAGGAGAAAAAGTCGTGAAGGAACGGGTAAAGACTGAAAATTATAATGAGGTGACAAGTGATAGCCAGCAGAAATACTTGGGTGATGCTATTCCAAAATTGTTCGGGGGCTTTACCAATAATTTTTCATATAAAGGTATCGATCTTTCTTTCATGATCTATTATAGTATCGGTGGCAAGTTGTATGATAGTGACTACGCACAATCCATGTATTACCGGAGAGGCTATAGCATGCACCCGGATATGTTGGATTCTTGGACTCCGGAAAATCCGAATGCCGAGTTCCCTCGTTTAACTAATTATTATAATTATGCGAATTATATGAGTTCCTATACTTCCAAATTTATTTTCAATAACTCTTTTGCGAGGTTAAGAAACGTGACGTTGGGATATACGTTGCCTAAAAACTTCACGAAAAAGTTCCAGGTTAATTCATTACGCCTGTTCGTGCAGGGTGATAACTTGGTTACGATTGGTAGTGCTGCCCGTCGTGGTACGGACCCGGAACAAAGTATATCTGGTACGACTGCCAATCGGTTCCCGGTAACAAAGTCCGTTTCATTCGGTTTGCAGCTTAATTTGTAA